The Falco cherrug isolate bFalChe1 chromosome 15, bFalChe1.pri, whole genome shotgun sequence genome includes a region encoding these proteins:
- the IDS gene encoding iduronate 2-sulfatase isoform X3, translating to MLDVLADGLNVLLIVVDDLRPALGCYGDKLVKSPNIDQLASQSVVFSNAYAQQAVCAPSRVSFLTGRRPDTTRLYDFYSYWRVHAGNYSTMPQYFKENGYVTLSVGKVFHPGISSNYSDDYPYSWSIPPFHPSAEKYENDKTCRGKDGKLYANLVCPVDVTEMPSGTLPDIQSTEEAIRLLNVMKTNKQKFFLAVGYHKPHIPLRYPQEFLKLYPLENITLAPDPWVPEKLPSVAYNPWTDIRQRDDVQALNVSFPYGPLPDDFQRQIRQSYYAAVSYLDMQVGLLLNALDDVGLSNSTIVVFTADHGWSLGEHGEWAKYSNFDVATRVPLMFYVPGMTTSSISRGERVFPYLDPFSHILGLVPQGQSKKVVELVSLFSTLAELAGLQVPPVCPETSFHVALCTEGASIVRYFNASEQNVEEEKDGYDDAYRCVNEEPVAFSQYPRPADTPQWNSDKPKLKDIRIMGYSMRTVDYRYTVWVQFYPNNFSANFEDIHAGELYMVETDPNQDYNIYNNTSHGGLLKKILGFLKH from the exons AAGCTTGTGAAATCTCCAAACATCGATCAACTCGCTTCTCAAAGCGTTGTGTTCAGCAATGCGTATGCACAG CAAGCCGTGTGTGCTCCCAGTAGAGTGTCGTTTCTTACTGGACGCAGACCTGATACTACCCGACTGTATGATTTCTACTCCTACTGGAGAGTACACGCAGGAAACTATTCCACAATGCCCCAGTATTTCAAGGAAAATGGCTACGTGACCCTATCTGTGGGGAAAGTTTTTCATCCTG GGATTTCATCCAATTACAGTGATGACTACCCATACAGTTGGTCCATTCCACCCTTTCATCCTTCAGCTGAAAAGTATGAAAATGATAAG acttgtAGGGGAAAAGATGGAAAACTTTATGCTAACTTGGTGTGCCCAGTAGATGTGACAGAAATGCCCAGTGGTACTCTGCCTGATATTCAGAGCACTGAAGAGGCCATACGCTTACTGAATGTTATGAAAACCAACAAGCAAAAATTCTTCCTGGCTGTCGGTTACCACAAACCACATATCCCACTGAGGTACCCTCAG GAATTTCTCAAGTTGTACCCCTTGGAAAATATCACATTAGCCCCAGATCCCTGGGTGCCTGAGAAACTACCTTCTGTGGCGTACAACCCCTGGACGGATATCAGGCAGAGGGATGATGTGCAAGCATTAAATGTTAGTTTCCCCTATGGACCACTTCCAGATGACTTCCAG CGTCAGATTCGTCAGAGCTATTATGCAGCAGTTTCTTACCTGGATATGCAAGTTGGCCTGCTCTTGAATGCTTTGGATGATGTAGGGCTCTCCAATAGCACAATAGTAGTTTTCACTGCTGATCATG GATGGTCCTTGGGAGAACATGGTGAATGGgcaaaatacagcaattttGATGTTGCCACCCGTGTGCCGCTGATGTTTTACGTACCAGGAATGACAACTTCCTCTATTAGTCGAGGAGAGAGGGTCTTCCCCTACCTTGACCCTTTTAGCCATATTTTAGGCTTGGTACCTCAAG GGCAAAGCAAAAAAGTGGTTGAGCTTGTGTCTCTGTTTTCAACGCTCGCTGAACTTGCTGGCCTGCAGGTTCCTCCTGTGTGCCCAGAGACTTCATTTCATGTTGCGCTGTGCACTGAGGGGGCAAGCATTGTCCGGTATTTTAATGCCTCTGAACAGAatgtggaggaagagaaggatgGGTATGATGACGCTTACAGGTGTGTTAATGAAGAACCTGTTGCTTTCAGCCAGTATCCCAGGCCTGCAGACACTCCTCAGTGGAACTCTGACAAGCCAAAGCTGAAAGACATCAGAATCATGGGCTACTCCATGCGTACAGTGGACTACAGGTATACTGTATGGGTTCAGTTTTATCCTAACAACTTCAGTGCTAACTTTGAGGATATCCATGCAGGAGAGTTGTACATGGTGGAGACTGATCCAAACCAGGACTATAACATCTATAACAATACTTCACATGGTGGTTTGCTCAAAAAAATTCTTGGCTTCCTGAAGCACTAG
- the IDS gene encoding iduronate 2-sulfatase isoform X5 has product MVRLSCAVWTFFFTKQAVCAPSRVSFLTGRRPDTTRLYDFYSYWRVHAGNYSTMPQYFKENGYVTLSVGKVFHPGISSNYSDDYPYSWSIPPFHPSAEKYENDKTCRGKDGKLYANLVCPVDVTEMPSGTLPDIQSTEEAIRLLNVMKTNKQKFFLAVGYHKPHIPLRYPQEFLKLYPLENITLAPDPWVPEKLPSVAYNPWTDIRQRDDVQALNVSFPYGPLPDDFQRQIRQSYYAAVSYLDMQVGLLLNALDDVGLSNSTIVVFTADHGWSLGEHGEWAKYSNFDVATRVPLMFYVPGMTTSSISRGERVFPYLDPFSHILGLVPQGQSKKVVELVSLFSTLAELAGLQVPPVCPETSFHVALCTEGASIVRYFNASEQNVEEEKDGYDDAYRCVNEEPVAFSQYPRPADTPQWNSDKPKLKDIRIMGYSMRTVDYRYTVWVQFYPNNFSANFEDIHAGELYMVETDPNQDYNIYNNTSHGGLLKKILGFLKH; this is encoded by the exons ATGgtcaggctgagctgtgctgtatGGACCTTCTTCTTCACTAAG CAAGCCGTGTGTGCTCCCAGTAGAGTGTCGTTTCTTACTGGACGCAGACCTGATACTACCCGACTGTATGATTTCTACTCCTACTGGAGAGTACACGCAGGAAACTATTCCACAATGCCCCAGTATTTCAAGGAAAATGGCTACGTGACCCTATCTGTGGGGAAAGTTTTTCATCCTG GGATTTCATCCAATTACAGTGATGACTACCCATACAGTTGGTCCATTCCACCCTTTCATCCTTCAGCTGAAAAGTATGAAAATGATAAG acttgtAGGGGAAAAGATGGAAAACTTTATGCTAACTTGGTGTGCCCAGTAGATGTGACAGAAATGCCCAGTGGTACTCTGCCTGATATTCAGAGCACTGAAGAGGCCATACGCTTACTGAATGTTATGAAAACCAACAAGCAAAAATTCTTCCTGGCTGTCGGTTACCACAAACCACATATCCCACTGAGGTACCCTCAG GAATTTCTCAAGTTGTACCCCTTGGAAAATATCACATTAGCCCCAGATCCCTGGGTGCCTGAGAAACTACCTTCTGTGGCGTACAACCCCTGGACGGATATCAGGCAGAGGGATGATGTGCAAGCATTAAATGTTAGTTTCCCCTATGGACCACTTCCAGATGACTTCCAG CGTCAGATTCGTCAGAGCTATTATGCAGCAGTTTCTTACCTGGATATGCAAGTTGGCCTGCTCTTGAATGCTTTGGATGATGTAGGGCTCTCCAATAGCACAATAGTAGTTTTCACTGCTGATCATG GATGGTCCTTGGGAGAACATGGTGAATGGgcaaaatacagcaattttGATGTTGCCACCCGTGTGCCGCTGATGTTTTACGTACCAGGAATGACAACTTCCTCTATTAGTCGAGGAGAGAGGGTCTTCCCCTACCTTGACCCTTTTAGCCATATTTTAGGCTTGGTACCTCAAG GGCAAAGCAAAAAAGTGGTTGAGCTTGTGTCTCTGTTTTCAACGCTCGCTGAACTTGCTGGCCTGCAGGTTCCTCCTGTGTGCCCAGAGACTTCATTTCATGTTGCGCTGTGCACTGAGGGGGCAAGCATTGTCCGGTATTTTAATGCCTCTGAACAGAatgtggaggaagagaaggatgGGTATGATGACGCTTACAGGTGTGTTAATGAAGAACCTGTTGCTTTCAGCCAGTATCCCAGGCCTGCAGACACTCCTCAGTGGAACTCTGACAAGCCAAAGCTGAAAGACATCAGAATCATGGGCTACTCCATGCGTACAGTGGACTACAGGTATACTGTATGGGTTCAGTTTTATCCTAACAACTTCAGTGCTAACTTTGAGGATATCCATGCAGGAGAGTTGTACATGGTGGAGACTGATCCAAACCAGGACTATAACATCTATAACAATACTTCACATGGTGGTTTGCTCAAAAAAATTCTTGGCTTCCTGAAGCACTAG